The following are encoded together in the Tursiops truncatus isolate mTurTru1 chromosome 10, mTurTru1.mat.Y, whole genome shotgun sequence genome:
- the EHMT2 gene encoding histone-lysine N-methyltransferase EHMT2 isoform X1, producing the protein MRGLPRGRGLMRARGRGRAAPPGSRGRGRGGPHRGRGRPRSLLSLPRAQASWAPQLPTGLTSSPIPCVPSQGEAPAEMGALVLEKEPRGATERVHGSLGDTPRSEEILPKANPDSLETAGPSSPASVTVTVGDEGADTPVGATPLIGDEPENLEGDGDLHGGRILMGHATKSFPSSPSKGGACPSRAKMSMTGAGKSPPSVQSLAMRLLSMPGAQGATAAGPEPPPATASPEGQPKVHRARKTMSKPGNGQPPVPEKRPPEVQHFRMSDDVHSLGKVTSDVAKRRKLNSGGGLSEELGSARGSREVTLEKGDPGSLEEWETVVGDDFSLYYDSYSVDERVDSDSKSEVEALAEQLSEEEEEEEEEEEEEEEEEEEEEEEEEDEESGNQSDRSGSSGRRKAKKKWRKDSPWVKPSRKRRKREPPRAKEPRGVNGVGSSGPSEYMEVPLGSLELPSEGTLSPNHAGVSNDTSSLETERGFEELPLCSCRMEAPKIDRISERAGHKCMATESVDGELSGCNAAILKRETMRPSSRVALMVLCETHRARMVKHHCCPGCGYFCTAGTFLECHPDFRVAHRFHKACVSQLNGMVFCPHCGEDASEAQEVTIPRGDGVTPPAGTAAPAPPPLAQDAPGRADTSQPSARMRGQGEPRRPPCDPLTDTIDSSGPSLTLPNGGCLSAVGLPPGPGREALEKALVIQESERRKKLRFHPRQLYLSVKQGELQKVILMLLDNLDPNFQSDQQSKRTPLHAAAQKGSVEICHVLLQAGANINAVDKQQRTPLMEAVVNNHLEVARYMVQRGGCVYSKEEDGSTCLHHAAKIGNLEMVSLLLGTGQVDVNAQDSGGWTPIIWAAEHKHIEVIRMLLTRGADVTLTDNEENICLHWASFTGSAAIAEVLLNARCDLHAVNYHGDTPLHIAARESYHDCVLLFLSRGANPELRNKEGDTAWDLTPERSDVWFALQLNRKLRLGVGNRAIRTEKIICRDVARGYENVPIPCVNGVDGEPCPEDYKYISENCETSTMNIDRNITHLQHCTCVDDCSSSNCLCGQLSIRCWYDKDGRLLQEFNKIEPPLIFECNQACSCWRNCKNRVVQSGIKVRLQLYRTAKMGWGVRALQTIPQGTFICEYVGELISDAEADVREDDSYLFDLDNKDGEVYCIDARYYGNISRFINHLCDPNIIPVRVFMLHQDLRFPRIAFFSSRDIRAGEELGFDYGDRFWDIKSKYFTCQCGSEKCKHSAEAIALEQSRLARLDPHPELLPELGSLPPVNP; encoded by the exons ATGCGGGGTCTACCGAGAGGGAGGGGGCTGATGCGGGCCCGGGGGAGGGGTCGTGCGGCCCCTCCGGGCAGCCGTGGCCGCGGAAGGGGGGGGCCCCATAGAGGAAGAGGTAGGCCCCGGAGCCTCCTGTCTCTTCCCAGGGCCCAGGCGTCCTGGGCCCCTCAACTTCCTACGGGACTGACCAGCTCTCCTATCCCTTGTGTCCCCTCCCAGGGGGAGGCCCCCGCTGAGATGGGGGCGCTGGTGCTGGAGAAGGAGCCCAGAGGAGCCACCGAGAGAG TTCATGGCTCTTTGGGGGACACCCCTCGTAGTGAGGAGATCCTGCCCAAGGCCAACCCCGACTCCCTGGAGACTGCTGGTCCCTCATCCCCAGCCTCTGTCACGGTCACCGTCGGCGATGAGGGGGCTGACACACCTGTAGGGGCCACACCACTCATTGGGGATGAACCCGAGAATCTCGAGGGAGATGGGGACCTCCATGGGGGCCGCATCCTGATGG GCCATGCCACGAAGTCATTCCCGTCTTCCCCCAGTAAGGGGGGTGCTTGTCCCAGCCGAGCCAAGATGTCAATGACAGGGGCCGGAAAATCACCCCCATCAGTCCAGAGTTTGGCTATGAGGCTGCTGAGTATGCCGGGGGCCCAGGGGGCAACAGCAGCAGGGCCTGAACCCCCTCCGGCCACAGCCAGCCCGGAGGGGCAGCCCAAGGTCCATCGAGCGAGGAAAACCATGTCCAAACCAGGAAATGGACAG cccccagtccctGAGAAGCGGCCCCCTGAAGTGCAGCATTTCCGCATGAGTGATGACGTGCACTCGCTGGGGAAGGTGACCTCAG atGTGGCCAAAAGGAGGAAGCTGAATTCAGGAGGTGGCCTG TCAGAGGAGTTGGGTTCTGCACGGGGTTCGAGAGAAGTGACCCTGGAGAAGGGGGACCCCGGGTCCCTGGAGGAGTGGGAAACGGTGGTGGGGGATGACTTCAGCCTCTACTACGATTCCTACTCTGTGGATGAGCGGGTGGACTCTGACAGCAAG TCTGAGGTCGAAGCTCTGGCTGAACAACtgagtgaggaagaggaagaggaggaggaggaagaggaggaggaggaagaggaggaggaggaagaggaagaggaggaggaagatgaagagTCAGGCAATCAGTCTGACAGG AGTGGTTCCAGCGGCCGGCGCAAAGCCAAAAAGAAATGGCGGAAGGACAGCCCGTGGGTGAAGCCATCACGGAAACGGCGGAAGCGGGAGCCTCCGAGGGCCAAGGAGCCACGAG gAGTGAATGGTGTGGGCTCCTCAGGCCCCAGTGAGTACATGGAGGTCCCTCTGGGGTCCCTGGAGCTGCCCAGCGAGGGGACCCTCTCTCCCAACCACGCTG GGGTGTCCAATGACACATCTTCGCTGGAGACAGAGCGTGGGTTTGAGGAGTTGCCCCTCTGCAGCTGCCGCATGGAGGCACCCAAGATAGACCGCATCAGCGAGAGAGCGGGGCACAAGTGCATGGCCACGGAGAGCGTGGATGGAGAG CTGTCGGGCTGCAACGCTGCAATCCTGAAGCGGGAGACCATGAGACCGTCCAGCCGCGTGGCACTGATGGTGCTCTGTGAGACCCACCGTGCCCGCATGGTCAAACACCACTGCTGCCCAGGCTGTGGCTACTTCTGCACGGCG GGCACCTTCCTGGAGTGTCACCCCGACTTCCGAGTGGCCCACCGCTTCCACAAGGCCTGTGTGTCCCAGCTGAACGGGATGGTCTTCTGTCCCCACTGTGGGGAGGATGCATCTGAGGCCCAGGAGGTGACCATCCCCCGGGGGGATGGGGTGACCCCACCGGCTGGcactgcagcccctgcccccccgcccctgGCCCAGGATGCCCCTGGGAGAGCGGACACTTCCCAGCCCAG CGCCCGGATGCGAGGACAGGGGGAGCCCCGGCGTCCACCCTGCGACCCCCTGACTGACACCATCGACAGCTCGGGGCCCTCCCTAACCCTGCCCAATGGGGGCTGCCTCTCAGCTGTGGGGCTGCCACCTGGCCCAGGCCGGGAGGCCCTGGAAAAGGCCCTGGTCATCCAGGAGTCAGAGAG GCGGAAGAAACTCCGTTTCCACCCCCGGCAGCTGTACCTGTCCGTGAAGCAGGGGGAGCTGCAGAAGGTGATCCTGATGCTGT TGGACAACCTGGACCCCAACTTCCAGAGCGACCAGCAGAGCAAGCGCACACCCCTGCACGCGGCTGCCCAGAAGGGCTCTGTGGAGATCTGCCACGTACTGCTGCAG GCTGGGGCGAACATCAATGCTGTGGACAAGCAGCAGCGGACGCCGCTGATGGAGGCCGTGGTGAACAACCACCTGGAGGTGGCTCGCTACATGGTGCAGCGCGGGGGCTGCGTCTACAGCAAG GAGGAAGACGGCTCCACCTGCCTCCACCACGCAGCCAAAATTGGGAATCTGGAGATGGTCAGCCTACTGCTCGGCACGGGACAGGTGGACGTCAACGCCCAG GACAGTGGGGGGTGGACGCCCATCATCTGGGCCGCAGAGCACAAGCACATCGAGGTGATCCGCATGCTGCTGACACGGGGTGCCGACGTCACCCTCACAGACAAT GAGGAGAACATCTGCCTGCACTGGGCCTCGTTCACCGGCAGCGCCGCCATCGCAGAGGTTCTCCTAAATGCCCGCTGCGACCTCCACGCTGTCAACTACCATGGGGACACGCCCCTACACATCGCAGCCCGGGAGAGCTACCACGACTGCGTGCT GTTGTTCCTGTCACGCGGGGCAAACCCTGAGCTGCGGAACAAGGAGGGGGACACGGCGTGGGACCTGACCCCCGAGCGCTCTGACGTGTGGTTTGCACTCCAGCTCAACCGCAAGCTGCGGCTCGGGGTGGGAAATCGGGCCATCCGCACTGAGAAGATCATCTGCCG GGACGTGGCTCGGGGCTATGAGAACGTGCCCATTCCCTGTGTCAACGGTGTGGACGGGGAGCCCTGCCCCGAGGATTACAAGTACATCTCGGAGAACTGCGAGACGTCCACCATGAACATCGACCGCAACATCACCCACCTACAG CACTGCACATGCGTGGATGACTGCTCCAGCTCCAACTGCCTGTGTGGCCAGCTCAGCATTCGCTGCTGGTATGACAAG GACGGGCGGCTGCTCCAGGAATTTAACAAGATCGAGCCCCCGCTGATTTTTGAGTGTAACCAGGCGTGCTCCTGCTGGAGAAACTGCAAGAACCGGGTAGTGCAGAGTGGCATCAA ggtGCGACTGCAGCTCTACCGCACAGCCAAGATGGGCTGGGGGGTCCGAGCCCTGCAGACCATTCCCCAGGGGACTTTCATTTGCGA GTATGTCGGCGAGCTGATCTCCGATGCTGAGGCTGACGTGAGAGAGGATGATTCTTACCTCTTCGACTTAGACAACAAG GATGGAGAGGTGTACTGCATCGACGCCCGTTACTACGGCAACATCAGCCGCTTCATCAACCACTTGTGTGACCCCAACATCATCCCCGTGCGGGTCTTCATGCTGCACCAAGACCTGCGATTTCCACGCATTGCCTTCTTCAGCTCCCGAGACATCCGGGCCGGGGAGGAACTGGG GTTTGACTATGGTGACCGCTTCTGGGACATCAAAAGCAAATATTTCACCTGCCAGTGTGGCTCTGAGAAGTGCAAGCACTCAGCTGAGGCCATTGCCCTGGAGCAGAGCCGCCTGGCCCGCCTGGATCCCCACCCCGAGCTGCTGCCTGAGCTCGGCTCCCTGCCCCCCGTCAACCCCTGA
- the EHMT2 gene encoding histone-lysine N-methyltransferase EHMT2 isoform X4, which translates to MRGLPRGRGLMRARGRGRAAPPGSRGRGRGGPHRGRGRPRSLLSLPRAQASWAPQLPTGLTSSPIPCVPSQGEAPAEMGALVLEKEPRGATERVHGSLGDTPRSEEILPKANPDSLETAGPSSPASVTVTVGDEGADTPVGATPLIGDEPENLEGDGDLHGGRILMGHATKSFPSSPSKGGACPSRAKMSMTGAGKSPPSVQSLAMRLLSMPGAQGATAAGPEPPPATASPEGQPKVHRARKTMSKPGNGQPPVPEKRPPEVQHFRMSDDVHSLGKVTSDVAKRRKLNSGGGLSEELGSARGSREVTLEKGDPGSLEEWETVVGDDFSLYYDSYSVDERVDSDSKSEVEALAEQLSEEEEEEEEEEEEEEEEEEEEEEEEEDEESGNQSDRSGSSGRRKAKKKWRKDSPWVKPSRKRRKREPPRAKEPRGVNGVGSSGPSEYMEVPLGSLELPSEGTLSPNHAGVSNDTSSLETERGFEELPLCSCRMEAPKIDRISERAGHKCMATESVDGELSGCNAAILKRETMRPSSRVALMVLCETHRARMVKHHCCPGCGYFCTAGTFLECHPDFRVAHRFHKACVSQLNGMVFCPHCGEDASEAQEVTIPRGDGVTPPAGTAAPAPPPLAQDAPGRADTSQPSARMRGQGEPRRPPCDPLTDTIDSSGPSLTLPNGGCLSAVGLPPGPGREALEKALVIQESERRKKLRFHPRQLYLSVKQGELQKVILMLLDNLDPNFQSDQQSKRTPLHAAAQKGSVEICHVLLQAGANINAVDKQQRTPLMEAVVNNHLEVARYMVQRGGCVYSKEEDGSTCLHHAAKIGNLEMVSLLLGTGQVDVNAQDSGGWTPIIWAAEHKHIEVIRMLLTRGADVTLTDNEENICLHWASFTGSAAIAEVLLNARCDLHAVNYHGDTPLHIAARESYHDCVLLFLSRGANPELRNKEGDTAWDLTPERSDVWFALQLNRKLRLGVGNRAIRTEKIICRDVARGYENVPIPCVNGVDGEPCPEDYKYISENCETSTMNIDRNITHLQHCTCVDDCSSSNCLCGQLSIRCWYDKGATAALPHSQDGLGGPSPADHSPGDFHLRVCRRADLRC; encoded by the exons ATGCGGGGTCTACCGAGAGGGAGGGGGCTGATGCGGGCCCGGGGGAGGGGTCGTGCGGCCCCTCCGGGCAGCCGTGGCCGCGGAAGGGGGGGGCCCCATAGAGGAAGAGGTAGGCCCCGGAGCCTCCTGTCTCTTCCCAGGGCCCAGGCGTCCTGGGCCCCTCAACTTCCTACGGGACTGACCAGCTCTCCTATCCCTTGTGTCCCCTCCCAGGGGGAGGCCCCCGCTGAGATGGGGGCGCTGGTGCTGGAGAAGGAGCCCAGAGGAGCCACCGAGAGAG TTCATGGCTCTTTGGGGGACACCCCTCGTAGTGAGGAGATCCTGCCCAAGGCCAACCCCGACTCCCTGGAGACTGCTGGTCCCTCATCCCCAGCCTCTGTCACGGTCACCGTCGGCGATGAGGGGGCTGACACACCTGTAGGGGCCACACCACTCATTGGGGATGAACCCGAGAATCTCGAGGGAGATGGGGACCTCCATGGGGGCCGCATCCTGATGG GCCATGCCACGAAGTCATTCCCGTCTTCCCCCAGTAAGGGGGGTGCTTGTCCCAGCCGAGCCAAGATGTCAATGACAGGGGCCGGAAAATCACCCCCATCAGTCCAGAGTTTGGCTATGAGGCTGCTGAGTATGCCGGGGGCCCAGGGGGCAACAGCAGCAGGGCCTGAACCCCCTCCGGCCACAGCCAGCCCGGAGGGGCAGCCCAAGGTCCATCGAGCGAGGAAAACCATGTCCAAACCAGGAAATGGACAG cccccagtccctGAGAAGCGGCCCCCTGAAGTGCAGCATTTCCGCATGAGTGATGACGTGCACTCGCTGGGGAAGGTGACCTCAG atGTGGCCAAAAGGAGGAAGCTGAATTCAGGAGGTGGCCTG TCAGAGGAGTTGGGTTCTGCACGGGGTTCGAGAGAAGTGACCCTGGAGAAGGGGGACCCCGGGTCCCTGGAGGAGTGGGAAACGGTGGTGGGGGATGACTTCAGCCTCTACTACGATTCCTACTCTGTGGATGAGCGGGTGGACTCTGACAGCAAG TCTGAGGTCGAAGCTCTGGCTGAACAACtgagtgaggaagaggaagaggaggaggaggaagaggaggaggaggaagaggaggaggaggaagaggaagaggaggaggaagatgaagagTCAGGCAATCAGTCTGACAGG AGTGGTTCCAGCGGCCGGCGCAAAGCCAAAAAGAAATGGCGGAAGGACAGCCCGTGGGTGAAGCCATCACGGAAACGGCGGAAGCGGGAGCCTCCGAGGGCCAAGGAGCCACGAG gAGTGAATGGTGTGGGCTCCTCAGGCCCCAGTGAGTACATGGAGGTCCCTCTGGGGTCCCTGGAGCTGCCCAGCGAGGGGACCCTCTCTCCCAACCACGCTG GGGTGTCCAATGACACATCTTCGCTGGAGACAGAGCGTGGGTTTGAGGAGTTGCCCCTCTGCAGCTGCCGCATGGAGGCACCCAAGATAGACCGCATCAGCGAGAGAGCGGGGCACAAGTGCATGGCCACGGAGAGCGTGGATGGAGAG CTGTCGGGCTGCAACGCTGCAATCCTGAAGCGGGAGACCATGAGACCGTCCAGCCGCGTGGCACTGATGGTGCTCTGTGAGACCCACCGTGCCCGCATGGTCAAACACCACTGCTGCCCAGGCTGTGGCTACTTCTGCACGGCG GGCACCTTCCTGGAGTGTCACCCCGACTTCCGAGTGGCCCACCGCTTCCACAAGGCCTGTGTGTCCCAGCTGAACGGGATGGTCTTCTGTCCCCACTGTGGGGAGGATGCATCTGAGGCCCAGGAGGTGACCATCCCCCGGGGGGATGGGGTGACCCCACCGGCTGGcactgcagcccctgcccccccgcccctgGCCCAGGATGCCCCTGGGAGAGCGGACACTTCCCAGCCCAG CGCCCGGATGCGAGGACAGGGGGAGCCCCGGCGTCCACCCTGCGACCCCCTGACTGACACCATCGACAGCTCGGGGCCCTCCCTAACCCTGCCCAATGGGGGCTGCCTCTCAGCTGTGGGGCTGCCACCTGGCCCAGGCCGGGAGGCCCTGGAAAAGGCCCTGGTCATCCAGGAGTCAGAGAG GCGGAAGAAACTCCGTTTCCACCCCCGGCAGCTGTACCTGTCCGTGAAGCAGGGGGAGCTGCAGAAGGTGATCCTGATGCTGT TGGACAACCTGGACCCCAACTTCCAGAGCGACCAGCAGAGCAAGCGCACACCCCTGCACGCGGCTGCCCAGAAGGGCTCTGTGGAGATCTGCCACGTACTGCTGCAG GCTGGGGCGAACATCAATGCTGTGGACAAGCAGCAGCGGACGCCGCTGATGGAGGCCGTGGTGAACAACCACCTGGAGGTGGCTCGCTACATGGTGCAGCGCGGGGGCTGCGTCTACAGCAAG GAGGAAGACGGCTCCACCTGCCTCCACCACGCAGCCAAAATTGGGAATCTGGAGATGGTCAGCCTACTGCTCGGCACGGGACAGGTGGACGTCAACGCCCAG GACAGTGGGGGGTGGACGCCCATCATCTGGGCCGCAGAGCACAAGCACATCGAGGTGATCCGCATGCTGCTGACACGGGGTGCCGACGTCACCCTCACAGACAAT GAGGAGAACATCTGCCTGCACTGGGCCTCGTTCACCGGCAGCGCCGCCATCGCAGAGGTTCTCCTAAATGCCCGCTGCGACCTCCACGCTGTCAACTACCATGGGGACACGCCCCTACACATCGCAGCCCGGGAGAGCTACCACGACTGCGTGCT GTTGTTCCTGTCACGCGGGGCAAACCCTGAGCTGCGGAACAAGGAGGGGGACACGGCGTGGGACCTGACCCCCGAGCGCTCTGACGTGTGGTTTGCACTCCAGCTCAACCGCAAGCTGCGGCTCGGGGTGGGAAATCGGGCCATCCGCACTGAGAAGATCATCTGCCG GGACGTGGCTCGGGGCTATGAGAACGTGCCCATTCCCTGTGTCAACGGTGTGGACGGGGAGCCCTGCCCCGAGGATTACAAGTACATCTCGGAGAACTGCGAGACGTCCACCATGAACATCGACCGCAACATCACCCACCTACAG CACTGCACATGCGTGGATGACTGCTCCAGCTCCAACTGCCTGTGTGGCCAGCTCAGCATTCGCTGCTGGTATGACAAG ggtGCGACTGCAGCTCTACCGCACAGCCAAGATGGGCTGGGGGGTCCGAGCCCTGCAGACCATTCCCCAGGGGACTTTCATTTGCGA GTATGTCGGCGAGCTGATCTCCGATGCTGA
- the EHMT2 gene encoding histone-lysine N-methyltransferase EHMT2 isoform X6, with amino-acid sequence MRGLPRGRGLMRARGRGRAAPPGSRGRGRGGPHRGRGRPRSLLSLPRAQASWAPQLPTGLTSSPIPCVPSQGEAPAEMGALVLEKEPRGATERVHGSLGDTPRSEEILPKANPDSLETAGPSSPASVTVTVGDEGADTPVGATPLIGDEPENLEGDGDLHGGRILMGHATKSFPSSPSKGGACPSRAKMSMTGAGKSPPSVQSLAMRLLSMPGAQGATAAGPEPPPATASPEGQPKVHRARKTMSKPGNGQPPVPEKRPPEVQHFRMSDDVHSLGKVTSDVAKRRKLNSGGGLSEELGSARGSREVTLEKGDPGSLEEWETVVGDDFSLYYDSYSVDERVDSDSKSEVEALAEQLSEEEEEEEEEEEEEEEEEEEEEEEEEDEESGNQSDRSGSSGRRKAKKKWRKDSPWVKPSRKRRKREPPRAKEPRGVNGVGSSGPSEYMEVPLGSLELPSEGTLSPNHAGVSNDTSSLETERGFEELPLCSCRMEAPKIDRISERAGHKCMATESVDGELSGCNAAILKRETMRPSSRVALMVLCETHRARMVKHHCCPGCGYFCTAGTFLECHPDFRVAHRFHKACVSQLNGMVFCPHCGEDASEAQEVTIPRGDGVTPPAGTAAPAPPPLAQDAPGRADTSQPSARMRGQGEPRRPPCDPLTDTIDSSGPSLTLPNGGCLSAVGLPPGPGREALEKALVIQESERRKKLRFHPRQLYLSVKQGELQKVILMLLDNLDPNFQSDQQSKRTPLHAAAQKGSVEICHVLLQAGANINAVDKQQRTPLMEAVVNNHLEVARYMVQRGGCVYSKEEDGSTCLHHAAKIGNLEMVSLLLGTGQVDVNAQDSGGWTPIIWAAEHKHIEVIRMLLTRGADVTLTDNEENICLHWASFTGSAAIAEVLLNARCDLHAVNYHGDTPLHIAARESYHDCVLLFLSRGANPELRNKEGDTAWDLTPERSDVWFALQLNRKLRLGVGNRAIRTEKIICRDVARGYENVPIPCVNGVDGEPCPEDYKYISENCETSTMNIDRNITHLQDT; translated from the exons ATGCGGGGTCTACCGAGAGGGAGGGGGCTGATGCGGGCCCGGGGGAGGGGTCGTGCGGCCCCTCCGGGCAGCCGTGGCCGCGGAAGGGGGGGGCCCCATAGAGGAAGAGGTAGGCCCCGGAGCCTCCTGTCTCTTCCCAGGGCCCAGGCGTCCTGGGCCCCTCAACTTCCTACGGGACTGACCAGCTCTCCTATCCCTTGTGTCCCCTCCCAGGGGGAGGCCCCCGCTGAGATGGGGGCGCTGGTGCTGGAGAAGGAGCCCAGAGGAGCCACCGAGAGAG TTCATGGCTCTTTGGGGGACACCCCTCGTAGTGAGGAGATCCTGCCCAAGGCCAACCCCGACTCCCTGGAGACTGCTGGTCCCTCATCCCCAGCCTCTGTCACGGTCACCGTCGGCGATGAGGGGGCTGACACACCTGTAGGGGCCACACCACTCATTGGGGATGAACCCGAGAATCTCGAGGGAGATGGGGACCTCCATGGGGGCCGCATCCTGATGG GCCATGCCACGAAGTCATTCCCGTCTTCCCCCAGTAAGGGGGGTGCTTGTCCCAGCCGAGCCAAGATGTCAATGACAGGGGCCGGAAAATCACCCCCATCAGTCCAGAGTTTGGCTATGAGGCTGCTGAGTATGCCGGGGGCCCAGGGGGCAACAGCAGCAGGGCCTGAACCCCCTCCGGCCACAGCCAGCCCGGAGGGGCAGCCCAAGGTCCATCGAGCGAGGAAAACCATGTCCAAACCAGGAAATGGACAG cccccagtccctGAGAAGCGGCCCCCTGAAGTGCAGCATTTCCGCATGAGTGATGACGTGCACTCGCTGGGGAAGGTGACCTCAG atGTGGCCAAAAGGAGGAAGCTGAATTCAGGAGGTGGCCTG TCAGAGGAGTTGGGTTCTGCACGGGGTTCGAGAGAAGTGACCCTGGAGAAGGGGGACCCCGGGTCCCTGGAGGAGTGGGAAACGGTGGTGGGGGATGACTTCAGCCTCTACTACGATTCCTACTCTGTGGATGAGCGGGTGGACTCTGACAGCAAG TCTGAGGTCGAAGCTCTGGCTGAACAACtgagtgaggaagaggaagaggaggaggaggaagaggaggaggaggaagaggaggaggaggaagaggaagaggaggaggaagatgaagagTCAGGCAATCAGTCTGACAGG AGTGGTTCCAGCGGCCGGCGCAAAGCCAAAAAGAAATGGCGGAAGGACAGCCCGTGGGTGAAGCCATCACGGAAACGGCGGAAGCGGGAGCCTCCGAGGGCCAAGGAGCCACGAG gAGTGAATGGTGTGGGCTCCTCAGGCCCCAGTGAGTACATGGAGGTCCCTCTGGGGTCCCTGGAGCTGCCCAGCGAGGGGACCCTCTCTCCCAACCACGCTG GGGTGTCCAATGACACATCTTCGCTGGAGACAGAGCGTGGGTTTGAGGAGTTGCCCCTCTGCAGCTGCCGCATGGAGGCACCCAAGATAGACCGCATCAGCGAGAGAGCGGGGCACAAGTGCATGGCCACGGAGAGCGTGGATGGAGAG CTGTCGGGCTGCAACGCTGCAATCCTGAAGCGGGAGACCATGAGACCGTCCAGCCGCGTGGCACTGATGGTGCTCTGTGAGACCCACCGTGCCCGCATGGTCAAACACCACTGCTGCCCAGGCTGTGGCTACTTCTGCACGGCG GGCACCTTCCTGGAGTGTCACCCCGACTTCCGAGTGGCCCACCGCTTCCACAAGGCCTGTGTGTCCCAGCTGAACGGGATGGTCTTCTGTCCCCACTGTGGGGAGGATGCATCTGAGGCCCAGGAGGTGACCATCCCCCGGGGGGATGGGGTGACCCCACCGGCTGGcactgcagcccctgcccccccgcccctgGCCCAGGATGCCCCTGGGAGAGCGGACACTTCCCAGCCCAG CGCCCGGATGCGAGGACAGGGGGAGCCCCGGCGTCCACCCTGCGACCCCCTGACTGACACCATCGACAGCTCGGGGCCCTCCCTAACCCTGCCCAATGGGGGCTGCCTCTCAGCTGTGGGGCTGCCACCTGGCCCAGGCCGGGAGGCCCTGGAAAAGGCCCTGGTCATCCAGGAGTCAGAGAG GCGGAAGAAACTCCGTTTCCACCCCCGGCAGCTGTACCTGTCCGTGAAGCAGGGGGAGCTGCAGAAGGTGATCCTGATGCTGT TGGACAACCTGGACCCCAACTTCCAGAGCGACCAGCAGAGCAAGCGCACACCCCTGCACGCGGCTGCCCAGAAGGGCTCTGTGGAGATCTGCCACGTACTGCTGCAG GCTGGGGCGAACATCAATGCTGTGGACAAGCAGCAGCGGACGCCGCTGATGGAGGCCGTGGTGAACAACCACCTGGAGGTGGCTCGCTACATGGTGCAGCGCGGGGGCTGCGTCTACAGCAAG GAGGAAGACGGCTCCACCTGCCTCCACCACGCAGCCAAAATTGGGAATCTGGAGATGGTCAGCCTACTGCTCGGCACGGGACAGGTGGACGTCAACGCCCAG GACAGTGGGGGGTGGACGCCCATCATCTGGGCCGCAGAGCACAAGCACATCGAGGTGATCCGCATGCTGCTGACACGGGGTGCCGACGTCACCCTCACAGACAAT GAGGAGAACATCTGCCTGCACTGGGCCTCGTTCACCGGCAGCGCCGCCATCGCAGAGGTTCTCCTAAATGCCCGCTGCGACCTCCACGCTGTCAACTACCATGGGGACACGCCCCTACACATCGCAGCCCGGGAGAGCTACCACGACTGCGTGCT GTTGTTCCTGTCACGCGGGGCAAACCCTGAGCTGCGGAACAAGGAGGGGGACACGGCGTGGGACCTGACCCCCGAGCGCTCTGACGTGTGGTTTGCACTCCAGCTCAACCGCAAGCTGCGGCTCGGGGTGGGAAATCGGGCCATCCGCACTGAGAAGATCATCTGCCG GGACGTGGCTCGGGGCTATGAGAACGTGCCCATTCCCTGTGTCAACGGTGTGGACGGGGAGCCCTGCCCCGAGGATTACAAGTACATCTCGGAGAACTGCGAGACGTCCACCATGAACATCGACCGCAACATCACCCACCTACAG GACACGTGA